From the genome of Chromatiales bacterium, one region includes:
- the rho gene encoding transcription termination factor Rho has protein sequence MNLTELKQKPPADLLELAKSMGIEGMSRARKQDIIFAILKAHAKSGEDIFGDGVLEILQDGFGFLRSADSSYLAGPDDIYVSPSQIRRFGLRTGDTVSGKIRPPKEGERYFAMLKVSEINFETPENAKNKILFENLTPLHPEERLRMELGNGSTEDITARVIDIVSPIGKGQRGLIVSPPKAGKTMMLQNIAQSIAANHPECYLIVLLIDERPEEVTEMQRMVRGEVVSSTFDEPASRHVQVAEMVIEKAKRLVEHKRDVVILLDSITRLARAYNTVIPSSGKVLTGGVDANALHRPKRFFGAARNIEEGGSLTIIATALIDTGSKMDEVIYEEFKGTGNMEVHLDRRIAEKRVFPAININRSGTRREELLTRTEELQKLWILRKFLHSMDDLEAMEFLFDRLSQTKVNDEFFDAMKSR, from the coding sequence ATGAATCTGACCGAACTGAAGCAGAAACCCCCCGCCGACTTGCTGGAACTTGCCAAGAGCATGGGGATCGAGGGCATGTCGCGTGCCCGTAAACAGGACATCATCTTCGCCATCCTCAAGGCGCACGCGAAAAGCGGCGAGGACATCTTCGGCGACGGGGTGCTGGAAATCCTCCAGGACGGGTTTGGTTTCCTGCGGTCGGCGGACAGCTCCTATCTCGCCGGGCCGGATGACATCTACGTCTCGCCCAGCCAGATACGCCGCTTCGGCCTGCGCACGGGGGACACGGTCTCCGGCAAGATCCGGCCGCCCAAGGAGGGTGAGCGTTACTTCGCGATGCTCAAGGTCTCCGAGATCAATTTCGAGACCCCGGAAAACGCCAAGAACAAGATCCTGTTCGAAAACCTCACCCCGCTGCATCCCGAAGAACGCCTGCGCATGGAGCTCGGCAACGGCTCCACGGAAGACATCACTGCCCGCGTCATCGACATCGTCTCCCCCATCGGCAAGGGCCAGCGCGGCCTGATCGTCTCGCCGCCCAAGGCCGGCAAGACCATGATGCTGCAGAACATCGCCCAGAGCATCGCCGCCAATCATCCCGAGTGCTATCTCATCGTGCTGCTCATCGACGAGCGGCCGGAAGAGGTGACGGAGATGCAGCGCATGGTGCGTGGCGAGGTGGTGTCCTCGACCTTCGACGAGCCGGCCAGCCGCCACGTGCAGGTGGCCGAGATGGTCATCGAGAAGGCCAAGCGCCTGGTCGAGCACAAGCGCGACGTGGTGATCCTGCTGGATTCCATCACCCGCCTGGCGCGCGCCTACAACACCGTGATCCCGTCCTCGGGCAAGGTGCTCACCGGCGGCGTGGATGCCAACGCCCTGCATCGCCCCAAGCGCTTCTTCGGCGCCGCGCGCAATATCGAGGAGGGCGGCAGCCTCACCATCATCGCCACCGCTCTGATCGATACCGGCTCGAAGATGGACGAGGTCATCTACGAGGAGTTCAAGGGTACCGGCAACATGGAGGTGCACCTGGATCGCCGCATCGCCGAGAAGCGCGTATTCCCCGCCATCAACATCAATCGCTCCGGCACGCGTCGCGAGGAACTGCTCACCCGTACCGAGGAACTGCAGAAGCTGTGGATCCTGCGCAAGTTCCTGCACTCGATGGATGACCTGGAGGCGATGGAGTTCCTCTTCGATCGCCTCTCGCAGACCAAGGTCAACGACGAGTTCTTCGATGCGATGAAGAGCCGCTAG
- the trxA gene encoding thioredoxin TrxA, with translation MSDKMVYLTDDSFDADVLKSDTPVLVDYWAEWCGPCKMIAPILDEIADEYEGRLKVAKLNIDENPATPPKFGIRGIPTLMLFKNGEVEATKVGALSKSQLTAFIDQNL, from the coding sequence GTGAGCGACAAGATGGTGTACCTGACGGACGACAGCTTCGATGCGGACGTACTCAAGTCCGATACGCCCGTCCTGGTCGACTACTGGGCCGAGTGGTGCGGTCCCTGCAAGATGATCGCGCCGATCCTGGACGAGATCGCCGATGAGTACGAGGGCCGCCTGAAGGTCGCCAAGCTCAACATCGACGAGAACCCGGCCACCCCGCCCAAGTTCGGTATCCGCGGTATCCCCACCCTGATGCTGTTCAAGAACGGCGAGGTCGAGGCCACCAAGGTGGGCGCCCTGTCCAAGTCCCAGCTGACGGCCTTCATCGACCAGAACCTGTAA
- the rhlB gene encoding ATP-dependent RNA helicase RhlB — protein sequence MGDTHLSDMTFQALDLPGEVLQGVEEAGFSRCTPIQAGTLPVALKGHDVAGQAQTGTGKTAAFLVAIFTRLLRQPGSAERRANQPRALVLAPTRELAIQIHKDAEALGRHTGLKLGLVYGGVDYDKQRQQLVDGIDVLIGTPGRIIDYFKQHVFDLKAVQVMVLDEADRMFDLGFIKDIRFLLRRLPPPDQRLSMLFSATLSYRVMELAYEHMNNPELVKIEAEQVTAERVRQEVYYPGNEQKIPLLIGLLRKYRPERSIVFVNTKRVAENVLAWLTGNGFKAALLSGDVPQKKRQRLLSEFGEGTYDILIATDVAARGLHIPDVTHVFNYDLPQSAEDYVHRIGRTARAGAEGDAVSFACEDYAFHLPEIEEYIDQKIPMAIVETELLAEPLPAAKIERLGRGGKPPGRAGRPAGGRPAGEGGPGRRRRRRPKAEN from the coding sequence ATGGGCGATACGCACCTGAGCGACATGACCTTCCAGGCCCTCGACCTGCCCGGCGAGGTACTGCAAGGCGTTGAAGAGGCGGGATTTTCCCGCTGCACCCCCATCCAGGCCGGGACCCTGCCGGTGGCGCTGAAGGGCCACGACGTGGCCGGCCAGGCACAGACCGGCACGGGCAAGACCGCCGCCTTCCTGGTGGCCATCTTCACCCGTCTGCTGCGCCAGCCCGGGAGCGCCGAGCGGCGCGCCAACCAGCCGCGCGCCCTGGTGCTGGCCCCCACCCGGGAACTCGCCATCCAGATCCACAAGGACGCCGAGGCCCTGGGGCGCCACACCGGCCTGAAGCTCGGCCTGGTCTACGGCGGCGTGGACTACGACAAGCAGCGTCAGCAGCTCGTCGACGGCATCGACGTGCTCATCGGCACCCCCGGGCGCATCATCGACTACTTCAAACAGCACGTCTTCGACCTGAAGGCCGTGCAGGTGATGGTGCTGGACGAGGCCGACCGCATGTTCGACCTCGGCTTCATCAAGGACATCCGCTTCCTGCTGCGCCGCCTGCCTCCACCGGACCAGCGGCTTTCCATGCTCTTCTCCGCCACGCTGTCCTACCGCGTGATGGAACTGGCCTACGAGCACATGAACAACCCGGAACTGGTGAAGATCGAGGCCGAGCAGGTCACCGCCGAGCGCGTGCGCCAGGAGGTGTACTACCCCGGCAACGAACAGAAGATCCCGCTGCTCATCGGCCTGCTGCGGAAATACCGCCCGGAGCGCAGCATCGTCTTCGTCAACACCAAGCGCGTGGCCGAAAACGTACTGGCCTGGCTCACGGGCAACGGCTTCAAGGCCGCCCTGCTCTCCGGCGACGTCCCGCAGAAGAAGCGCCAGCGCCTGTTGTCGGAATTCGGCGAGGGCACCTACGACATCCTCATCGCCACCGACGTGGCGGCCCGCGGCCTGCACATCCCCGACGTGACCCACGTCTTCAACTACGACCTGCCGCAGTCGGCCGAGGACTACGTGCACCGCATAGGCCGCACCGCGCGTGCCGGCGCCGAGGGGGATGCCGTCAGCTTCGCCTGCGAGGACTACGCCTTCCACCTGCCGGAGATCGAGGAATACATCGATCAGAAGATCCCCATGGCCATCGTGGAGACGGAACTGCTGGCCGAGCCCCTGCCCGCGGCGAAGATCGAGCGCCTCGGTCGCGGCGGCAAACCACCCGGCAGGGCCGGCCGGCCCGCGGGGGGGCGCCCGGCCGGCGAGGGCGGCCCCGGCCGCCGGCGGCGCCGCCGGCCAAAGGCGGAGAACTAG